The genomic DNA ATTCATGCTGTTCGCCATTACCACCCTGCGTACCACCGGCGGTTCCATGCATCTGGGCGATATTCCTGCGGTGCAGAACTTCGTTGCTGCCTGCGGTAACTTCGGCTTCTTTAGCACCTTGCTGTTCCTTTTGATCGGCGGTATTCTGACTATGTGCGTGCAGTCTTCTGCCGCGGTCATGGCAATCACCTTGATACTCTGCTCCAGTGGCGCTCTAGAGATTTACCAGGGCATCGCGCTGGTGATGGGCGAGAACATCGGTACTACGGTGACTTCCAACGTGGTGGCTTTGAGTGCTTCTACCCAGGCTCGTCGCGCCGCACTTGCTCACTTGCTGTTCAATATGTTCGGCGTGGTTTGGGTCCTGTGCGTGTTCCATCCCTTCATCAACATGGTTTGCTCTCTGGTGGGCTTCGATCCTAGCTTCAAGCCTTCTACTCCCGAAGAAATCAAGGCTGCTCAGGATGGCGTCACCTTCGCCGTGGCTGGCTTCCATACCATGTTCAACGTGGTGAACGTGCTGATCCTCATCTGGTTCATCAAGCCCATGGAAAAGGTGATCTGCAAGATTATCAAGGACAAGCAGGAAGACGACGAATTCCGTCTCAAGTTCATTAGCGGCGGTATTCTTTCTACTGCAGAACTTTCCCTGTTCGAAGCTCGCAAGGAAATCGTGCTCTTCGGCGAACGCTGCAAGAAGATGTTCAACATGGTTCCTGAGCTGCTTACCACCAAGGACGAAAACGAGTTCAACAAGATCTTTACCCGCATCGAAAAGTACGAAGGTATTAGCGATAGCATGGAAGTGGAAATCGCCAAGTATCTGAACAAGGTCAGCGAAGGCCGCCTGTCCAGCGAAAGTAAGTCCACCATCCAGTCTATGCTTCGCGAGATTTCCGAAATGGAAAGTATCGGCGACTCTGTTTATAACATGGCTCGCGCCATCAACCACAAGTTCCGCAGTAAGGACGACTTCACCGAAGAACAGTATGGTCACATCAACCATATGGTGGAACTTTGCAACACCGCTCTGGACTACATGATCGAAGTGGAAGAAGGCAAGCCGGGTGCAGACTACAACCGTTCTCGCAATATCGAAAACGAAATCAACAACTACCGCAAGGGCCTGAAGGAACGTAACGTTGCCGATATCAACGACAAGAAGTACGATTACCAGATGTCCGTCCATTACATGGATGTGGTGAACGCTTGCGAACACCTGGGCGACTACGTGATCAACGTAGTGGAAGCTCATGTGAACAAGAAACGCATCGCTTAATTCTTGCTGTTTGTAAAATAACGGAAATAGAAAATGGAAAAGTCCCCTCACGGGGGCTTTTTTTGCGCCCGGGGGTATTTTGACACTTCTGTGACATTCTTTTATGCTATATTCCCTATACTTAAGTCAAACAGGGCCTTTGGGACCCTCAACCAAAAACGAGCCGGACTGCCGGCTATAGATTGGAATTAGAATTATGGATTTTTCTGCGATTATTGCTGAAGAACTGAACCTTGAAGTGTGGCGTGTCTCTAAGGCACTGGAATTGATGGACCAGGGTGGTACCATCCCCTTTATTGCCCGTTATCGTAAGGACCAGACGGGTACTTTGAACGAAATTGAACTGCGCGACATTAGCCATCGCCGCGACTACCTCCAGGAACTGACCGACCGTAAGGAAACCATCCTGAAGAGTATTGAAGAACAGGGCAAGATGACTCCGGAA from Fibrobacter sp. UWEL includes the following:
- a CDS encoding Na/Pi cotransporter family protein, encoding MPAVDMKLAVLTLLGCLALLMFGMKTMSEGLQKLTGNTLRTMLGTMTKHRVMGVATGTAVTATIQSSTATTVLTVSFVNAGLLTLKQAISIIMGANIGTTISGWIMVLGFKFDMLYLVYPCFVLGIILSYTKKSSTKSLSEFLFGLAFMLFAITTLRTTGGSMHLGDIPAVQNFVAACGNFGFFSTLLFLLIGGILTMCVQSSAAVMAITLILCSSGALEIYQGIALVMGENIGTTVTSNVVALSASTQARRAALAHLLFNMFGVVWVLCVFHPFINMVCSLVGFDPSFKPSTPEEIKAAQDGVTFAVAGFHTMFNVVNVLILIWFIKPMEKVICKIIKDKQEDDEFRLKFISGGILSTAELSLFEARKEIVLFGERCKKMFNMVPELLTTKDENEFNKIFTRIEKYEGISDSMEVEIAKYLNKVSEGRLSSESKSTIQSMLREISEMESIGDSVYNMARAINHKFRSKDDFTEEQYGHINHMVELCNTALDYMIEVEEGKPGADYNRSRNIENEINNYRKGLKERNVADINDKKYDYQMSVHYMDVVNACEHLGDYVINVVEAHVNKKRIA